In Nitrospirota bacterium, the following are encoded in one genomic region:
- a CDS encoding 50S ribosomal protein L25 yields MEKIILIAEKREGAGKGIARSLRRQGMLPAVLYGGGSATSIKLQKKDVSKLINSGAGEHALITLQLKDKDTTTDHWAIIKDYEADPVVSELLHVDFMEVSLDKKIQVTVPVILTAEPMGIKKGGILQHHLRDVGVECLPTQIPESIEIDASSIDIGGSIHVSDLAVREGIKILVEPDEVVLTVTAPVVEEVVAPVPTGVGIEEIKEPELIKKAKKEEEIKEEK; encoded by the coding sequence ATGGAGAAAATTATATTAATAGCAGAAAAAAGAGAAGGTGCGGGCAAAGGTATTGCAAGGAGCCTGAGGAGGCAGGGAATGCTGCCGGCTGTTCTTTACGGTGGTGGCAGTGCGACTTCCATAAAACTCCAGAAGAAAGATGTATCTAAATTAATAAACTCCGGGGCTGGAGAACACGCCTTGATAACGCTGCAACTGAAAGATAAAGATACCACAACAGACCATTGGGCTATTATTAAAGATTACGAGGCCGACCCTGTTGTTAGTGAGCTGCTTCACGTAGACTTTATGGAGGTGTCCCTCGATAAAAAGATTCAAGTGACTGTGCCTGTGATTTTAACAGCAGAGCCTATGGGGATAAAAAAGGGAGGTATTCTTCAGCACCATCTGAGGGATGTAGGGGTTGAGTGCCTTCCAACCCAGATACCTGAATCTATAGAAATAGACGCATCTTCTATTGACATAGGTGGCTCTATTCATGTCAGTGATTTGGCTGTCAGAGAGGGGATAAAGATTCTTGTAGAGCCCGATGAAGTTGTGCTCACAGTGACCGCACCTGTAGTAGAAGAGGTTGTAGCCCCGGTCCCGACGGGTGTCGGGATAGAGGAGATCAAGGAGCCTGAGCTTATAAAGAAGGCTAAGAAGGAAGAAGAAATAAAAGAGGAGAAATAA